The genomic DNA GCCGGAGGAAGATTCTGCGGCGCGGCGGCGCTATCGCTGATCTTGAGCACCGCCTTGTTCACGGCGAAGGGCGCAACGGCGGCAGCATAAAGTTCCCGCGCGCGCTCGTCGTTGCCGGCCACCACCACTTGCGTGTGGCCTTCCAACAGCCACACCGCCGCTATTGCATAGGTGGAGGAAAACATGCCGTACTGTTCACACATTCCGGCGAATACCTCAAGCGTCTCCTCAGCTTTTTCGCGGTCACCCGCCTGATTGGTGTAGGCGTGCATGCGGAAGAGCGCAATGGCGGCGGCGGAGTTTCCGGCGGGCGTCGGCGAGTCTTGGAAGGGCTTGCGACGGGCGGTGAGCGCGCCGAGTGCGCCCTTGCTTTCGGAGTCGAAGAAGCCGCCGGAGGTTTGGTCGTGGAAGCGGGCAACCATGGCGTCCACGAGCTTGCGCGCGAAGTTGAAATAGCTGAGGTCGGCGGTGGCCTCGTAGGCGTCGAGGCAGGCAAGGGCGGTGAAGGCGTAGTCGTCGAGCATGCCGGGGACCTTGCAGTGCGTGGCCTCGGGGTCGGCATAGGCGAGGACGTGCATGAGTCGCCCATCGGTGCTCCAGGCTTCCGAGAGGATGCGGTCGAGGGAGCGCAGCGCGAAGTGGCGGGCGTCTTCCAGCGACAACACGCGCGCAGCCTCGAGGTAAGCGGAGATGCAGAGCGCGTTCCAGCCGACGTAAATCGTCTTGTCAATGAAGGGCGTGGGCCGGGCCAGGCGCGCGGCATAGAGTTTTTCCCTGGCCGAATCGAGCAGGGCGGAGATGCGGTCGCGGTTCATGCCGGTGCGCACGCCGATCTCTTCGATGGGAGTGCGCACGTAGAGCACGTTCTTCTCCGGACTGTGCTGCATCTCGCCGACTTCGTTGATGTCGTAATAAAGCTGTGCCACCTTGAGCTCGTCTTCGCTAAGCACGGCGCGAGCTTCCTCCAAGGTCCAAGTGAAGTAGTCGCCGTCGTCCTCGAGGTCGATGTCGGCGTCCTGGGAGGCGTAGAAGCCGCCCTCGGTGCGGTCACTGAGCCAGGCGTC from Terriglobia bacterium includes the following:
- a CDS encoding thioredoxin domain-containing protein; translated protein: MAHDVANSLARASSAYLRSAMHQPIRWFQWGEEAFAAAQRENKPILLDIGAVWCHWCHVMDRESYDDPEIARIVNENFIAVKVDRDERPDIDSRYQAAVQAMTGQGGWPLTAFLTPEGKPFYGGTYFPPDDHWGRPGFKRVLAAIADAFRAKRDEVTQQADMVLNTIGHAESFAGSGGSVPPNIVRTVVASALKIFDADHGGFGSAPKFPHPSTMDLIVHLYSRTGDVHLQEVITTTLEHMARGGVYDQLAGGFHRYSVDERWVVPHFEKMSYDNSELLKNYVHGYQATGNALFAAVARDIIRWMDAWLSDRTEGGFYASQDADIDLEDDGDYFTWTLEEARAVLSEDELKVAQLYYDINEVGEMQHSPEKNVLYVRTPIEEIGVRTGMNRDRISALLDSAREKLYAARLARPTPFIDKTIYVGWNALCISAYLEAARVLSLEDARHFALRSLDRILSEAWSTDGRLMHVLAYADPEATHCKVPGMLDDYAFTALACLDAYEATADLSYFNFARKLVDAMVARFHDQTSGGFFDSESKGALGALTARRKPFQDSPTPAGNSAAAIALFRMHAYTNQAGDREKAEETLEVFAGMCEQYGMFSSTYAIAAVWLLEGHTQVVVAGNDERARELYAAAVAPFAVNKAVLKISDSAAAPQNLPPAFADTVPNLPPAKEGKAIAIICSNFTCQPPISDPDDLARALHDVLMAKAA